Genomic window (Equus quagga isolate Etosha38 unplaced genomic scaffold, UCLA_HA_Equagga_1.0 HiC_scaffold_321_RagTag, whole genome shotgun sequence):
gggaaagaacTTGGGTCAGTCGCATGAACCTTGGCTATAAACTCGAGGACCTGCATCTTGGTGGTTTCGGCATGGGCTCTCGGGCCCCACAGGAATTCAAATTGCGCAGGATCACTGTTGGCCACCTGTCGGTACTCCAGGTATTCTTCCTTCACGAAATCTTTGGTGATGAGCTGCTTGGGCTCCCCAAAGATGAGGTGCTTCCTGCCAGAATAGATGCCCGTCACATTCAGAACTTCCCAGACTTCCTCTTCGGTGGCACGGTTGCCCTTCATGAAGATCACACCCAGGATAAGGATGAGGATGCCGGTCTTGGGGACGCCCTGTTCACCATGCTGCATCCCATCATAGGTGAGGCCCAATTTGATGAGGAGGCCATAGCAGTGGTTGGTGGGATCCACTTCCTTCACATCAAGGCCAAAGATCATCTCGATGTGCTCAGAGGCTTTCAGAAGGATCTCAGGCAAGTGGTCTTCATATTCCTGGGTGACAATCTTCAACATATCTTCCTTGGTTACTGGCTCTTTCATTTGATACTTGAGCAGCAAGAAATTCACCAACGAAGCCACTTTCTCTGCTGGAGCATCTCTGGGCACATTCTTGGGATCTGGGATAGCCTGGAAGGTGctatccttctcttcctggctaCTAGAGCCCTCATCCGATTTGCTTGATGAGGCAGCTGCGATGGCAATGGAAGATGAGCAGAAACTCTGAGAACCCTCAGGAAAGCTGGGCAGACCAGCAACAGGAAGCTCCTTCGAATGGCCAGGCATTAGAGGACGGGAGGAGAGACAGGTCTCCTCTAGAGCCTTGGAGATCTCAGCAACCTCCAGGTCCTGGGTCGTACCTTGGACCTGAAGGCGTTGATCATGTGAGCATCGTGGATTCTTCTGACGCTGAGACATGACGACTCTTGTCGGTGGCAGAAGGCAGGAGTGTGGACAGGAGGGTGGGCAACGGGGAATCACCACCTAAGGGCAAGAAGGCAGATGCGAGTCACCTCAGTTGGTAGGCTCCACAGTGCTGGCTCTGATATAAGCCGCCTCCAGTGGGCTTCTTCTGCCAACAGTGACATACAGCTTTAGGGGTCTCCTGACCTCCCAGTTGCTGTGTCCCCCAAGAATATGGAGTAGGAAGTCTGAATACACAACAAGGTGCAGCCAGCCAACCAAGGCTGACAATTCTCAGGGTTCCTACTAGGCAGGTGTGGTTGGGCTCTGTAGACCCATTTCTGATCTGAGGAGGGTGGTCTCATCAGTCCTAACTCAGGTTTAGTACCTTAGTATTTGATAGGGCCTGGGTCACCTCCCCTATGCTAATATGAGGCTGTGCCTCTAAATTCTAAAGTCACATCTCTTAAGACAACTGAGTTGGAAGTGTGGAGGAGTCTCCTCCAGGAATCCAACTTGGGGTTTCCCAGGGCTGACACCAGGAGCTACATTCTGTGGACATTATCTGTACCGGTGTTGGCGGTCCCCTGCTTCTCACTCAGTTGTTTTCCCTTGAATCCAGGAAAGTCCTGGGATCTCTCCTTTCACTGCCCCCTCAGACCAAAGCCTCGACCTCCCGAGATCTGGAGGAGCTAAAGAAGGGTCACATCCACCTGACTGACTTGCCCCCAGCCTCTCAGGGATCACAGCAGTTCGGGGCTGAACTTGTTGTGATCCCCACTCTCCTGGGGTTGGTGGTCGTCAGTATTCACTCAGCATCCCTGCCTTGTCTACTGGTGGGGCTTCAGGCTTGATAATATTCAACTGATGCTCATCCTCCTGCACGGAAGAATGTCTTATCTTCCCAAGACACCCCAGGAGGAACTGAGGAAGGACGCTGTCCGTCCACCTCTATTGGGCCTTCCCTGGCTAGCAGCAGGAGCTCGACACTCTGGAGCTGTCTCTGTCCTGGGGTGGGTGGACCCCTCGGACCTCACTCAGAATTCTTTCCATAACTGTTTACAAGCCCTGGAATCCTAATTTGCTGACCTCCTGTGATGTATGCATATAGACTACGGACCTCACCTGCCTGAAATGGCCAGGAAGGAAGAGAGTAGACAGCTTGTCAAGGGATCCTTGCCCAGGTTCCCTGAGGCTATTTGATCACCTCATGTTCTGGGATGAATCCCTTTCAGGCCCTACTCTGTGTCTCCACATAGACTCCTGCACTGCCTCATCACCCTCGTCAATGCTAATGGGAACCTGCCCCCTTCAGACCAAGACTGCCACTTCCAGAGGACCCCAGGGTGTGAAGTGTTAGGACTTCTGACCACGCTCGTCTAGGACCTCCCAGAGAATGACTACAGTGCAGGGCAGGTGTCCTGGGATGCCATCTATACTGGGGTGGATGGTGAGCTCTTTGCTCAATCAAGGTCTACCCCTGGGATCTTGACAGTGTATGAGACTCATCCCCCCTGCTGACCTCCCCTTTTCTAATTCCCTGACGTCACTCCCTCAAACCAAGGCCCTCACCTCCCCAAAATCAAAACGATGACACGTAGTCGTCTGATATGTGGTCACCCCTCCCAGGGTGGACCAAAGGGGCATGGAGGAGCTTCCTCGTGACCCTCTGTTCTGGAGTACGTGGTCCAGATGGTCTTGTCTTGGGGTCCTCACCTTGAatcctggcctggcctgggacTTACCCTTCTGACCTGAGTTTGTCCACTCACAATAAGGCCTCAGTTCCCAGGGAACACCACGGAGGAGTGATCGGGGGTCTCGTCTCGCTATCACTGCTCGCCATCTCCCAAGGCTTCCCTGTGACCCGAGGGACCACACTTTGATGCAGTGAGTTTGCCCTTCAGACACAAGTCGATGACACCCGCCAGGGCCTGGGACTGCTGCTGACTTAACCTAGTCTACGCAGAACAAATCCTTTACTTTCCCGAGtccaagaggaggaaaggagaggtggCCTCTGCCTGCCACCCCTTGCCTGGCCCTCTCAGGCCTGACAACAGGGGAAGGGCTCTGGGGAGCCCCGTCTGCCATCAATTCGTCAGTCTACAATCCTCGCCTGAGCCCCTCACATTGGATAGTGGCTGGTCACGTGCCCTCTGACGTCTGTTCCCTGAGGCCCAAGCTCCAGTCAAGGCCCCATCTCTCTGAGACACCCAGAAAGGAAGTGCGGAGACACCTCACGCCCAGGACATCCAGCTGACAAAGGGCTACACACGGTGCCACCCCCTCCGCCCTGGTGCGGGCGGAACCCTCAGAACGCACTCGGGGTTCCCAGTGGCACTCCCACAGGGCCCCAGGCCCCTTCCTTTGCTGACGCGGCCCTGCCCACCTCAGACTGACGCCGCACCTCCCGCAGACCCCGGAAGCCCAAGTCAGTCAGCAGCACTTCCGGCCGCCCCTGCCCGGGGCCTCCCAGGGCTGAGGGACGCGCCGAGGCTCGGGGAGCCGGTCCCTAGTGGGCTGGGGTGCGGGGTCCCCTCAGCACTCACTCAGGGGCCTTTTCTCGACCACCCGCAGGTCAGAGCCTCAGCCCTGCGCAGAGAGGCCCGCACCTCAACAGACCGCCCAAGAGCGAGCGCGTGGCCCGGCTGCCTGAGGGTCCTGCCGGGGCCTCCCAGGACTGGGTTGGGGCTCTGCTCTAGCGCGCCCCTCTTTCCCGTGCTGGGTGGTCTCCTCTGGCCTCACTCAGAGGCTCACCTGACACCTGCAGCCGATGCGACTCCTCGGTCCGGGGACTGGAGTCCGCGCGCCTCAGCTCGAGCCCCTCACAGCCGGCTCAGCCTGGAGGAGGAAGTCCGGGGGCGGGACTTCCTGTTTGCTCTGCCTGGGGTCTCCCGGGCTGACagcaggggcggggcggggcggggcggggtgcaCCCGGCTCAGCTTCATCGCCGAGGTTGCTGCTGACTCTGGCTGGCAGTCTTCACTTTGGCGTCTGCCCCCTGCTGGAATCCTGTGTGTTGAGCGGAGCTCAGGCCTCTTATGCCAAGGTCCGCATGTCCCTGAAACCTTGAGGAGTATCTGAGGAGATGCCTCAGCCAGAGAGCCCTGCCTGCCTGGGGCAACTGAGGGCTGAAAGCGGGCTCTGGACCCGTCTCTGCGTGACCTCCCTTTATTCTTTGGTGTCGGTCTTCTCAGCCCTATTCATGGGCGTTCTCTtcttgcctcctttctcttcGATTAATGCTTCCTGGGAAATGCCACATCTCAGCAAAGTCTTTATGAGTTTACTTACTGCAGCCTTTGCAGAGCTTGGAATGGATCATGTACCAGCCTTAGTGTGAAATGGGGAAACTAGAGCCCCAGGCAGGCAGAGGCCACGACAGGTCGCACCTGCCAAAGAAATATCACtctatttattcttctcttcaCCAGTCAGACTTAGCCTTTtatataaattcaatttttaaaaatttactttgtaCCAGGAAGGGACTGAAATGAAGGATGTTGAAATCCCCTGAGTTTTTGAGCTTATCCCACACTGCATATGCAGAAATCATATCCACATGATGAATATGATCTGTCTGTTTGCATTCTTCAtacttctcatttattttgctattttttattgctttgccTATGTTTTCCAGTCCAGTTTTGACCAGTGAAGTGGACGTGGCTCATATACTTTCTTCTTGAGACCTCCTTATGTTTTTTTTCTAATCAAGGGGAGCTAGCCTGTTAAACTGTGTGGCGTGATTTCCCATCTTTTTGTGTAATCTGGAAAAGTTTATGTAAGATGTTGATTAGTTTTTGCCAAATTATATGGTGCAACTGGGCTCCAAACCTTATTTCTTCTAGATATTTTTGGCCTAGAGTTTCAGTTGTCGATTACAATTTTCAATTTCTAATAAGCTTATTTTGCCAAGAGGTAGCATTTTACTTGCATACTCAAATTTAAAGGtatgatatttataataaatcATTTTGCATAGAAATTCTCAGACATATACTTTTTGTACACAAAACAGTACAATGAATTCTGTTTACCTGACACTCAGCATAATAATCATCAATAGTTATAAGTATAAGCCAGATCAGGTCTGATCATTGTGCCAGTTAAGTCTCTGTTATCAGCTGTAGAATGGTAAttctctcatttgtttgtttcttttttttttttaaagactggcacgtgagctaacaagtgttgccaatctttttttttcctgctttttccctctgaaatccccccagtacatagttgtatattttagttgcgggtccttctagttgtggcatgtggaacgctgcctcaacatggcctaatgagtggtgccgtgtccatgcccaggatccaaactctgggccgccgaagcagagcacatgaacttaaccactcagccatggggccggccccatcatttctttttaattcattacCTGATAGTCTTCTATAGGTAGAAATCTTCTCTTGTCTGCCATTTGTTTCTCCTGAGGTACTGTTATAACATATTTCTACTGTTCTCTTATAATATTTAAATCTCCTCTGCACCTATATTTTGCACAATATGATTTAAATCATAtcacttattttgtttctttcttttgtaattgaTAATATCTAATAAAATTATCTGTTGTATAGATCTTTTCTAATAATCTGTTTTTGTAATTTGGTTCTACAGTCTTCCAACTCTTCAAGTTTACGtttgtcttcattatttcttaGTTTCCTTGAGCTTTAAGTTCCCTTCCTTttctagcatttaaaaaatatttggatatttaaaatatgtcctTTGTTCTAGAAATGTGTTTAAGGCTATAATATACCTCTAAGTGCCACTAGATGTGCTTTACATAATTGGTCCTATTACTTACATCCCTAAATTTTTACAATATGTAAACCTGACTGAATGGAGAAAATtatgttgagaaaactgagaagaggaagagaaagatgtttTTTAGATGAGGTTTCAGAGTTCAGggatattttgctttgttttggttattAATTTTAGAAGACACATGAAAACTAGTGACAGAGAATGCTAATGGCAGCATTGAATTTTCTTTAGGAATTCAAGGACAATTTAACAAATAAGAATCAGTTAATATAATTGGCCAACTATAACAATCAGGGATTATCCAATgaatctaaatatataaatcagaGGGCATTTAATGCAGGAAATTGTTTATGCATGTGATTCAGAAACCAAACGGGGGAGAATCAGGAAGACCAATGTTTAGCAACTTGTGGAGGTCACTTCCACATCTACCCTAGAGGGACAAATAGGGGAGATGGTATTACTGGAGACTTGAAGTTCGGGTTGACAGAATCTAGAACCATGGGGGGCCATTCTGATGGAGGCTGGAGTCAAGGGAAGATGTAGCAATTGAAGCAGAAGCTACCTGACGCAGACAGGAAAGGGAAACATTCTGGGCACTCTCACCCTCCTGGGGTCTAATCTGCTCCAAGTTCTCCTGTTGACTCAACTGAATTGGCATCTAGATGTTGGAAAGCCTAGAAATTGGGAGTCAGATCCCATATAGGAGAGTACAGAGCAGAGCAAGAGTGAAGAATGGATCTGAGGACAAATAGGTCAAGGACTGgcataccacattaacagattaaatgaaaaaagtcatGTCTAAATTGATAGAGAAAAGTATGTCATAaaaatcttcattcattcatgatgAAAGATATGTTCTCAAAGTAGATAAAAGATATCTACAAAACATCTTAGAGTGAAAATCATGCTTCATGTGGAAACCTTGAAATCTTTCACTTTAATATTGAGAAGTAGACCAAAAGGCCTCTTATTATCATTTCtattctacattttaataaagataCTACCTAGGAAAGTAATGGGAAACAGAAGTAATCAAAGagataggaataaaaaaataagaaacaatgttAGTATAATTAAATATGAGTAAAGTGTATATGAGGAAGAtctaaagaaaaactattaaatcaacaaaaatgtttttaaagaaaacttctgggtataagatcaatatacaaatatgCACTTTTTCTGTAGCAACAGGCagtatgaaaatgaaattatacaaaaaaataacttgtaaattaccataacaaaatacctgGTATCATCtataagtaaatataattttaaagattttattttttccttttcctccccaaagccccccggtacatagttgtatattcttcgttgtgggtccttctagttgtggcatgtgggacgctgcctcagcgtggtttgatgagcagtgccatgtccgcgcccaggactcgaaccaacgaaacactgggccgcctgcagcggagcgtgtgaacttaaccactctgccatggggccagcccctaagtaaatataatttgaaaagtgtatcaactcaatagaaaaaaaaatacagatattatttatagaaatgaatgaaagattaaCTAAATAGAGAAATATTATTATATGTTTGTAAATAGAAGATTCAATGTTATTACCAcgttaattctccccaaatttaatCTACAGATGACTGTAGTTCTTCTACAAATAAGACCCCAAAGGTTTGTTTGTGAATGTCTGTGTATATGCGTATATGTGTTTGAACTTGACaagctgattataaaatttaaattgactTGAAAATGgtcaaaaatatctaaaatcctcttgaaaaataaaataaaatgtggtttacTCTACCAAATATTAAGaattactaaaaatatataataatcaaGAGCTTCTGGCATAAGTGCAGGCATAGGCAAACAGACCAAAGTAACCAAATAGTGTCCCAAAACAGACCCACTTGTACACGGTTCCTTGAGTTATTAAAACTGTGCCATTgtagagaaatgggaaaagacCAGTACTTTTATGAAGAAATGACAGAGGAACACTGGGCTCTAGAAGAATTCAGACCAGGGGTCTTGTCCTGTGAACTTGGGCACACTACAAAATTTTATGAGGCTCAGGCCCTTCATCTGTTGAATTGGTTTGATAAACCCTGACTTCTAAGACTGTTGgaatatatataaagcacatatcacagggcctggcatgtctTAGATCATTGCTGAATAGTTTATGAATGCATGTCTCAGAAAACGTGAAGTGATATAGGTCATGAATAGCAAATCAACCAAAATGCCGCTTAGCAAGTCAAATTCCATCAATTTTCTCcatttgaatatatattatttaatttgagTGCTGGGGAGACTTCCTCAATTGGATGCAACTCAAAACTACAATTTGTATGAAGGGCCATCTCCTTCTGTTCCTTCCCAGCTGCCTTTCCATCCAAATCACCCTTATTTTCGTTCATTCCACCACAAGCAGAAATCTAGCCCTCATTTGCAGATTTACAAAATTACCATTCAAAAGCCCTTTTTAGTGGAGCAGACTCTGACACTCTCAGCCCAAGACAGAGTGCCTGCCCAGTGTCTTCTTCACATCTTATCTCAATGGAGTATCAAACTTATTTCTCAGAAACTCTCTGGGCACAATATACATAAAACACCTAGCAACTGCACTGAGACAAGAGTACAGGACCCCTTACATTACTGCCACAGGTATAGATTATCTCTGGTTTACTTAAAATACCAAAGTAACCGTTAAGAGCAGTTTtccattccattcattcattcatttagtcttTCAACTCAAAGATACAACATCTGAGTGTTTGGCCTCTGCTCAGCACTCTGACAGCCTCATCTAGTTCGCTACTCAACTTAACTTAAAATGACCTCCCACTGAAGACATAGCAGTGTCCCAAACCTCAAACTTCCCTGCTTCATGACATTTATACTTGACTGTTCTCATCTGGAACCCGCCCTGCCTAACTCCTAATTTGTATTTGTTCGTTACGTCTTACAGAGTATCTCACTGTTTTCCTTACGTGATAGGAGTTCCTCAACTCTGAAATGTCATGGGCCTGGGCTGGATCTTCTTTATTTAGCATCCACAGGACTACTAAGGAGACTTCCGAAGAGCAGATGCCCAAATAATGTCTGAGGAATAAAATAGCCAGTGGCCTAAGGCTTAATTTATTACGGTTTGATTTTTCCTACATACTTGAATAAGCTAAGCGAATCTGTGTGTCTTGAATTTTActaaaagaaagactaaaatataaaggaaaccaataattaaccattttttattttttcctctcttttttgatCCCAACTATTTTATTGTGCGATTCTTTCACATTTCCAAGAAAATACCAAAATTCTTACTCTTAAACCTGATAAACAGCAATAGATATGTGATCCATGTCATTCATAAACTTAGATTCTGATGCTGAATAAACTTCTGTAAAAAGGACAATTGAAAACTACAGAAACAAAAACGAAAAATCTCAAAGTTACTCACATAGAACAGGAACACAAAGATTTTATCCACTGtcttccctccagccccacttTGGCCCATCACTACTTAGAACGTTCACTGCCCTCTTCATCCACAATATGAAGAATCTGCCTCAGACTTCACTAGGGACAGGAAAAACTACTGATCATAGCCCTGGAATTTGCCCTGACCATGGCAGTAGTGCCAGCCCTGGCTGAAACTCTAGCTCAGGCTCTCCCTTCCTCATCTCTCAAAATCTCTTCATACAAGACCTGGAAGGCAGTGGGACAGTATCATTGACCTTGGCCAAAATTTccaggattttaatttttcaggttTCAGCCTGGGCTCTTGGACCCACCGTGGTGTGGAGGATCACCACTGGGCACCTGCTGGTACTCCATGTACTTTCCTTGCATCAAATCTCTGGTGATGAGTTTCCTAACCCCCTTCCCCACAAATTAATTGCCTCCTCCCAGTATACACTGCTGCAATATTCAGGAATTTCAAGATCTCTTCCCCAGTGGCTCAGTTGCCACTCGTGAAGATCACACCCAGAAGAGGCATCAGAAACTCAGTCTTATGCAATCCTCTGCCACCACTCGAACTCCCTTTGTTGATGATGTCCAATTTGCTGACAATGACATAGGAGTGCCTTCTGGGGTTGATTTATTTCACATCAATGCCAAAGATCAGCTCCATTCATTCAGAGGTTCTCCTGAGGATTTCAGGGAAGAGGTGCTTGTACTTTGTGTTGACCATTTTTAGCATGTCTGCTTTTGTAATGGACCTCTCATTTTACACTTGTGTGGCAGGAACTGCACCATCCTaccctccttcctctgtgtgaGCTCTTAATTGAGAGTGGGGCCTCAGAGGTGCTTGTCTTTTCCTCATATTGGCTCTTGGCACTTTCATCTGATCTCATGCATGAAACACCTGCAGAAGCAGTAGTAGTGGATGTGGGTCCCTGAGGTTCCTGGAGGATTTCAGCAGCAAGGGAGCTCTAGGGAATATCCCCACAATaggaaggggtggggtggagtgtcCTTGGATCTTGTGGTGTTCTTTACAAGCACATCTCTTTACTCCCCTCACCCCAAAGCATGGTACACTGGTCAGGGACATCAGGCAGAAGTGTAGGCAGGAGGATCAGTAATGCTGGACCCCTGGAAGAGGAAGGATGAGAGAGCATGCTCATCTTCAATAGGGAGATACTTCCTTGGCTATAACAAAGACCACCTCTGCAGATTTCTTTGAAGGTACAGCTTAAAAAACCCACAAGGCTCCTATTCTCCTGATTAGCCTGTCCCCTGAGAACCCTCATATAGTGGATTGAGTTATTTGCCCCAAAAGATATGCTCAAGCCCTATctcccagtacctgtgaatgtgaccacATCTGGAAATGGAATCTTTGCAAATATAAGCaaattaagatgagatcataccggaataggatgggccctaaatgcaatgactggtatctttataagagaaaagaaaaggaaatttggatacagagacatagaagagacacagagggaagaaggcgATGTGATAgcagaggcagagatcagagtgatgcatctacaggccaaggaatgccaaggatgaCTGGCAAACCACCAGAAACCAGGAGGGAAGTTTGGAACAGATtgtccctcagagcctccagaaggaactaaAAGTGCCGACAGCTTGATTtcgaacttctagcctccagaactgtgattgAATAAACTCCTGGTTATTTTAGCCACCAAATTGGTAGTAcattgttatggcagtcctagaaGCTAAGACACCTAGGAAGAAGTTATAATAAATCTTAGGCTGTGACCTTCCAGCCCTGCTTGAGGTGTACTAGGATGACCGCAGGGGCTGGCAGCGGGGCTCCCTCTTTTCTGGAGTGGGTTGCCCTCTCAGTTCATAATCAGGATCCTCGTATTAACTATTGGCTAGGCTTGGGTCCCCTTCCATCTGCTGCTCTGAAGTTGACACTTCAAACCAAGGCCCTTAC
Coding sequences:
- the LOC124232208 gene encoding melanoma-associated antigen B16-like → MSQRQKNPRCSHDQRLQVQGTTQDLEVAEISKALEETCLSSRPLMPGHSKELPVAGLPSFPEGSQSFCSSSIAIAAASSSKSDEGSSSQEEKDSTFQAIPDPKNVPRDAPAEKVASLVNFLLLKYQMKEPVTKEDMLKIVTQEYEDHLPEILLKASEHIEMIFGLDVKEVDPTNHCYGLLIKLGLTYDGMQHGEQGVPKTGILILILGVIFMKGNRATEEEVWEVLNVTGIYSGRKHLIFGEPKQLITKDFVKEEYLEYRQVANSDPAQFEFLWGPRAHAETTKMQVLEFIAKVHATDPSSFPSQYEEALQDEKERARARIAGRAVSTSLATARSGAGSGRFSCPY